In one window of Denticeps clupeoides chromosome 2, fDenClu1.1, whole genome shotgun sequence DNA:
- the rab44 gene encoding uncharacterized protein rab44 isoform X5 — MCSVIQTEQTLIPHLEKENEVFCYQSQNPSLNSESQKHQDVQNSKITGTKLMSGTTQKYLRSQSYDEKSEDSHEEIQMKSEQSDKHPSQEKNCDSINEPSEEQHNQIFAENPHFEIESSTLLSPTAFDSDVPPEIKTAPGSFGSENKTFKESSENSSNKKHENKLPIETKPGPEESSKDMFITKQESTASAIQEQPISAGCKVNKHLICDSATPFTTADSSVETIIGDKPDPSQNPYINDAITKENEPQQNQIFEENLQFGVDSSTFPTAFLSDVASEMTTLHRNLGLDNEFFKAGNEKQLKTIRENVIAEVNASGPVVSSEDQLFTEQEVLTIAVHEHPISADLMGSDHVLSDSTSLFSATGNAIETITSAVGLESQDHIVKEHGNREMMISICDPNKTQDNDKHPKERHLMKNIDDVTLLNEQHDKETNSALKKKKIGSTRRSQGRGHRREAEVTNSDWDTEDTLVEHEEDATKNKMNVEVVVDTQTCESLEPLHKQDQSIVMDEEDLNSVQISKNDNQSGEDIQKETQDTDKNNKCFTDSVEANKLEQNQIFAENPHFGIENEFSKAHEENQSNIICENVHPTETSDQLFKDQENAVAAMLEEPMSADTSGSEHLLYANATPITTDNAADTIISTDKLSASQNCPSSQDHTDKEHGISGMMLSICDTNRTKDNDKHLEDEHEVEAVSTERTTELQATDEGASEHFVEPDVDVKKCEEIGSIAVFTNQVNISSAIPDVDVIMIEKYTEDENPNAKNSECHLMKHRPVYEVHSVSDVDDHVAHSGESDFSEMKNIDDDVTLLNEQRHKESNSALKKKKIGSTRRSLGRGHRREAEVTNSDQDTEDTLVEHEEDATENKMTVEVVVDSQTCESLEPLHKQDQSIVMDEEDLNSVQTSENDNQSGEDAQKETQDTDKNNKCFTDSADANKSEQNQIFADNPHFGVLSSYGIENEISKAHEENQSNMICENVHPTETADQLFKVQDVTFSAMLEEPMSAETSGSEYVLYDSATPITTDNAAETIISTDKLPASQNCPSSQDHTDKEHGISGMMLSICDPNRAQSNDKHLEDEHEVEAVSTERTTELQATDEGASEHFVEPDVDMKKDNIFDDLKILNEQPHKETDPGVKNKKIGSTRRSLGRGHRREADVTNSEGDTDDTLVEHGGDANENKMTAHEENQSNIICENVHPTETLDQLCKDQENAVAAMLEEPMSADTSGSEHLLYANATPITTDNSAETIISTDKLPASQNCPSSQDHTDKEHGISGMVLSICDPNRAQDNDENLEDKHEGEAVSIERTTELQATDAAASEHFVEPDVDVKKGEEIGSIAVFTNQVNISSAIPDVDVIMIEKYTEDENPNAKNSEWHLLEQNRLVYEVHSVSDVDDHAAHSGVSDFSEMKNIDDDFTLLNEQRHKESNSALKKKKIGSTRRSLGRGHRREAEVTNSDQDTEDTLVEHEEDATENKMTVEVVVDSQTCESLEPLHKQDQSIVMDEEDLHSVQISKNDNQSGEDAQKETQDTDKNNKCFTDSVEANKSEQNQIFAENPHFGIENEFSKAHEENQSNIICENVHPTETSDQLFKDQENAVAAMLEEPMSADTSGSEHLLYANATPITTDNAADTIISTDKLSASQNCPSSQDHTDKEHGISGMMLSICDTNRTKDNDKHLEDEHEVEAVSTERTTELQATDEGASEHFVEPDVDMKKDNIFDDLKILNEQPHKETDPGVKNKKIGSTRRSLGRGHRREADVTNSEGDTDDTLVEHGGDANENKMTAHEENQSNIICENVHPTETSDQLFKDQENAVAAMLEEPMSADTSGSEHLLYANATPITTDNAADTIISTDKLSASQNCPSSQDHTDKEHGISGMMLSICDTNRTKDNDKHLEDEHEVEAVSTERTTELQATDEGASEHFVEPDVDMKKDNIFDDLKILNEQPHKETDPGVKNKKIGSTRRSLGRGHRREADVTNSEGDTDDTLVEHGGDANENKMTAHEENQSNIICENVHPTETSDQLFKDQENAVAAMLEEPMSADTSGSEHLLYANATPITTDNAADTIISTDKLSASQNCPSSQDHTDKEHGISGMMLSICDTNRTKDNDKHLEDEHEVEAVSTERTTELQATDEGASEHFVEPDIDVKKCEENGSIAVFTNQVNISSAIPDVEVIMIEKYTEDENPNAKNSEWHLLKQNRLVYEVHSISDVDDHAAHSGVSDFSEMKNIDDDVTLLNEQRHKESNSALKKKKIGSTRRSLGRGHRREAEVTNSDQDTEDTLVEHEEDATENKMTVEVVVDSQTCESLEPLHKQDQSIVMDEEDLNSVQTSENDNQSGEDAQKETQDTDKNNKCFTDSADANKSEQNQIFADNPHFGVLSSYGIENEISKAHEENQSNMICENVHPTETADQLFKVQDVTFSAMLEEPMSADTSGSEYVLYDSATPITTDNAAETIISTDKLPASQNCPSSQDHTDKEHGISGMMLSICDPNRAQDNDENLEDEHEVKAVSTKKRTDAGGSEHFAEAEVDVKKGEIFLNEQCHKETNTDFKKKKMGSSRRSLGRGHRGEAEKSQRNSAIKLVEYQHDAPVNKMAEEDTIERQVSKSLELLNKSQATASMFPKEPDLDLTANDQCSGNVSEKLHDMLKYPSNLPEQQIKTIKLCEEIGMLSESHSFTTIEKQIPLSGMRKIVCFRGGQIYTEKTSMDENEHAAEKRPENEAVSQNPCGPLTGKFSALEGAGNQPPTAEQGLPLTVPLGQHGEKKEAESQSGYLSLTEEPVQFNVVMVGNSSVGKTSFIRQFQSGHFCEDLSATIGIDTCTQTMVVDNKLVKLQIWDTAGQERYHSITKQVLHKAEGLILMYDITSDESFYAVRKWISCIEDGAPTGVVMMLLGNKNDLSQRKVLPTHGQQIAQEFNISFMECSAATGNNVRQSLEDLARLLIPNVKENKKQHVTLHQEPQPKKSGCC, encoded by the exons ATGTGTTCTGTTATACAGACAGAGCAGACTTTGATTCCACACTTGGAGAAAGAGAATGAAGTTTTTTGCTATCAAAGTCAAAACCCCTCCCTAAATTCAGAATCACAGAAACACCAAGATGTCCAAAATTCTAAAATAACAGGAACAAAGTTAATGTCGGGAACTACTCAAAAATATCTTAGATCTCAGTCATATGATGAAAAGTCAGAAGATTCTCATGAAGAAATTCAGATGAAATCCGAGCAATCAGACAAACACCCATCTCaagaaaaaaactgtgattCAATAAATGAGCCAAGTGAAGAACAGCACAATCAAATATTTGCAGAGAATCCTCATTTTGAGATTGAGTCTTCCACTCTTCTGAGTCCTACAGCATTTGATTCAGATGTTCCGCCAGAGATTAAGACTGCACCTGGATCTTTTGGCTCTGAAAACAAAACTTTCAAGGAAAGTAGTGAAAACAGTtcaaacaaaaaacatgaaaataagcTGCCCATAGAGACCAAACCTGGTCCTGAAGAGTCATCAAAAGATATGTTCATTACCAAGCAAGAATCAACAGCATCTGCAATACAAGAACAACCCATATCAGCAGGCTGCAAAGTGAACAAGCATCTCATATGTGACAGTGCCACCCCATTTACCACCGCAGACAGTTCAGTAGAAACTATCATTGGTGATAAACCAGACCCATCCCAAAATCCTTACATCAATGATGCAATAACTAAGGAAAATGAACCACAACAGAATCAAATATTTGAAGAGAATCTACAATTTGGGGTAGACTCTTCCACTTTTCCTACAGCATTTCTCTCAGATGTTGCATCAGAAATGACAACTTTACATAGAAATTTGGGCTTGGACAATGAATTCTTCAAGGcaggaaatgaaaaacaattaaaaactatTCGTGAAAATGTGATCGCCGAAGTGAATGCATCTGGTCCTGTAGTGTCATCAGAAGATCAGTTATTTACAGAGCAAGAAGTTTTAACTATTGCAGTACATGAACATCCAATATCAGCAGACCTGATGGGAAGTGACCATGTCTTATCTGACAGTACTAGCCTATTTTCTGCAACAGGCAATGCAATTGAAACCATTACATCAGCTGTTGGACTTGAATCACAGGACCACATAGTCAAAGAGCATGGAAACAGAGAAATGATGATATCAATCTGTGATCCTAATAAAACACAGGATAATGACAAACATCCGAAAGAAAGGCACCTAATGAAAAATATTGATGATGTTACATTATTGAATGAGCAACATGACAAAGAAACCAACTCTGCCctcaaaaagaagaagattGGCTCTACTCGCAGAAGCCAGGGTCGAGGTCACAGAAGAGAAGCAGAAGTGACAAACTCAGATTGGGATACTGAGGACACATTGGTAGAACATGAAGAGGATgctacaaaaaacaaaatgaatgtaGAGGTTGTAGTAGACACACAAACTTGTGAATCTCTGGAACCCCTTCATAAACAAGACCAATCAATAGTCATGGATGAAGAAGACCTTAACTCAGTTCAGATCAGTAAGAATGATAATCAGTCTGGTGAAGATATACAGAAAGAAACTCaagacacagacaaaaacaataagTGTTTCACAGATTCAGTAGAAGCAAATAAATTAGAGCAAAATCAGATTTTTGCAGAGAATCCCCACTTTGGGATTGAAAATGAGTTTTCCAAGGCACATGAAGAAAACCAATCCAACATaatctgtgaaaatgtgcatCCCACAGAGACATCGGATCAGTTATTTAAAGACCAAGAGAATGCAGTGGCTGCCATGTTAGAAGAACCTATGTCAGCAGATACATCAGGAAGTGAACATTTGTTATATGCCAATGCTACACcaattacaacagacaatgcaGCAGATACCATTATCTCGACTGATAAACTATCTGCATCACAAAATTGTCCCTCATCACAGGACCACACTGACAAAGAGCATGGAATAAGTGGAATGATGCTATCAATCTGTGATACTAATAGGACAAAAGATAATGACAAACATCTAGAAGATGAACATGAAGTAGAAGCTGTGTCCACTGAAAGAACAACAGAACTTCAGGCAACAGATGAGGGAGCCTCTGAACATTTTGTAGAACCTGATGTTGATGTGAAAAAATGTGAAGAGATTGGTTCCATTGCTGTATTCACCAATCAGGTGAACATATCTTCAGCTATTCCAGATGTTGATGTCATCATGATTGAAAAGTACACTGAAGATGAGAACCCCAATGCCAAGAACTCAGAATGTCATCTAATGAAACATAGACCTGTGTATGAGGTACATTCAGTCAGTGATGTGGATGACCATGTTGCACATTCTGGTGAATCAGATTTTAGTGAGATGAAAAATATTGATGATGATGTTACATTGTTGAATGAGCAACGTCACAAAGAATCCAACTCTGCCctcaaaaagaagaagattGGCTCAACTCGCAGAAGCCTGGGTCGAGGTCACAGAAGAGAAGCAGAAGTGACAAACTCAGATCAAGATACTGAGGACACATTGGTAGAACATGAAGAGGATGCTACTGAAAACAAAATGACTGTAGAGGTTGTGGTAGACTCACAAACTTGTGAATCTCTGGAACCCCTTCATAAACAAGACCAATCAATAGTCATGGATGAAGAAGATCTTAACTCAGTTCAGACCAGTGAGAATGATAATCAGTCTGGTGAAGATGCACAGAAAGAAACTCaagacacagacaaaaacaataagTGTTTCACAGATTCAGCAGATGCAAATAAATCAGAGCAAAATCAGATTTTTGCAGATAATCCCCACTTTGGGGTTCTTTCTTCTTATGGGATTGAAAATGAGATTTCCAAAGCACATGAAGAAAACCAATCCAACATGatctgtgaaaatgtgcatCCCACAGAGACAGCAGATCAGTTATTTAAAGTGCAAGATGTTACATTTTCTGCAATGTTAGAAGAACCTATGTCAGCAGAAACATCAGGAAGTGAATATGTGTTATATGACAGTGCTACACcaattacaacagacaatgcaGCAGAAACCATTATCTCAACTGATAAACTTCCTGCATCACAAAATTGTCCCTCATCACAGGACCACACTGACAAAGAGCATGGAATAAGTGGAATGATGCTATCAATCTGTGATCCTAATAGAGCACAAAGTAATGACAAACATCTAGAAGATGAACATGAAGTAGAAGCTGTGTCCACTGAAAGAACAACAGAACTTCAGGCAACAGATGAGGGAGCCTCTGAACATTTTGTAGAACCTGATGTTGATATGAAAAAAGATAACATCTTTGATGATCTTAAGATTTTGAATGAACAACCTCACAAAGAAACAGATCCTGGTGTTAAAAACAAGAAGATTGGCTCTACTCGCAGAAGCCTGGGTCGAGGTCACAGAAGAGAAGCAGATGTGACAAATTCTGAAGGAGATACTGATGACACATTGGTAGAACATGGGGGAGAtgctaatgaaaacaaaatgactgCACATGAAGAAAACCAATCCAACATaatatgtgaaaatgtgcaTCCCACAGAGACATTGGATCAGTTATGTAAAGACCAAGAGAATGCAGTGGCTGCCATGTTAGAAGAACCTATGTCAGCAGATACATCAGGAAGTGAACATTTGTTATATGCCAATGCTACACCAATTACAACAGACAATTCAGCAGAAACCATTATCTCAACTGATAAACTTCCTGCATCACAAAATTGTCCCTCATCACAGGACCACACTGACAAAGAGCATGGAATAAGTGGAATGGTGCTATCAATCTGTGATCCTAATAGAGCACAAGATAATGACGAAAATCTAGAAGATAAACATGAAGGAGAAGCTGTGTCCATTGAAAGAACAACAGAACTTCAGGCAACAGATGCAGCAGCCTCTGAACATTTTGTAGAACCTGATGTTGATGTGAAAAAAGGTGAAGAGATTGGTTCTATTGCTGTATTCACCAATCAGGTGAACATATCTTCAGCTATTCCAGATGTTGATGTCATCATGATTGAGAAATACACTGAAGATGAGAACCCTAATGCCAAGAACTCAGAATGGCACCTACTGGAACAAAACAGACTTGTGTATGAGGTACATTCAGTCAGTGATGTGGATGACCATGCTGCACATTCTGGTGTATCAGATTTTAGTGAGATGAAAAATATTGATGATGATTTTACATTGTTGAATGAGCAACGTCACAAAGAATCCAACTCTGCCctcaaaaagaagaagattGGCTCAACTCGCAGAAGCCTGGGTCGAGGTCACAGAAGAGAAGCAGAAGTGACAAACTCAGATCAAGATACTGAGGACACATTGGTAGAACATGAAGAGGATGCTACTGAAAACAAAATGACTGTAGAGGTTGTGGTAGACTCACAAACTTGTGAATCTCTGGAACCCCTTCATAAACAAGACCAATCAATAGTCATGGATGAAGAAGACCTTCACTCAGTTCAGATCAGTAAGAATGATAATCAGTCTGGTGAAGATGCACAGAAAGAAACTCaagacacagacaaaaacaataagTGTTTCACAGATTCAGTAGAAGCAAATAAATCAGAGCAAAATCAGATTTTTGCAGAGAATCCCCACTTTGGGATTGAAAATGAGTTTTCCAAGGCACATGAAGAAAACCAATCCAACATaatctgtgaaaatgtgcatCCCACAGAGACATCGGATCAGTTATTTAAAGACCAAGAGAATGCAGTGGCTGCCATGTTAGAAGAACCTATGTCAGCAGATACATCAGGAAGTGAACATTTGTTATATGCCAATGCTACACcaattacaacagacaatgcaGCAGATACCATTATCTCGACTGATAAACTATCTGCATCACAAAATTGTCCCTCATCACAGGACCACACTGACAAAGAGCATGGAATAAGTGGAATGATGCTATCAATCTGTGATACTAATAGGACAAAAGATAATGACAAACATCTAGAAGATGAACATGAAGTAGAAGCTGTGTCCACTGAAAGAACAACAGAACTTCAGGCAACAGATGAGGGAGCCTCTGAACATTTTGTAGAACCTGATGTTGATATGAAAAAAGATAACATCTTTGATGATCTTAAGATTTTGAATGAACAACCTCACAAAGAAACAGATCCTGGTGTTAAAAACAAGAAGATTGGCTCTACTCGCAGAAGCCTGGGTCGAGGTCACAGAAGAGAAGCAGATGTGACAAATTCTGAAGGAGATACTGATGACACATTGGTAGAACATGGGGGAGAtgctaatgaaaacaaaatgactgCACATGAAGAAAACCAATCCAACATaatatgtgaaaatgtgcaTCCCACAGAGACATCGGATCAGTTATTTAAAGACCAAGAGAATGCAGTGGCTGCCATGTTAGAAGAACCTATGTCAGCAGATACATCAGGAAGTGAACATTTGTTATATGCCAATGCTACACcaattacaacagacaatgcaGCAGATACCATTATCTCGACTGATAAACTATCTGCATCACAAAATTGTCCCTCATCACAGGACCACACTGACAAAGAGCATGGAATAAGTGGAATGATGCTATCAATCTGTGATACTAATAGGACAAAAGATAATGACAAACATCTAGAAGATGAACATGAAGTAGAAGCTGTGTCCACTGAAAGAACAACAGAACTTCAGGCAACAGATGAGGGAGCCTCTGAAC ATTTTGTAGAACCTGATGTTGATATGAAAAAAGATAACATCTTTGATGATCTTAAGATTTTGAATGAACAACCTCACAAAGAAACAGATCCTGGTGTTAAAAACAAGAAGATTGGCTCTACTCGCAGAAGCCTGGGTCGAGGTCACAGAAGAGAAGCAGATGTGACAAATTCTGAAGGAGATACTGATGACACATTGGTAGAACATGGGGGAGAtgctaatgaaaacaaaatgactgCACATGAAGAAAACCAATCCAACATaatatgtgaaaatgtgcaTCCCACAGAGACATCGGATCAGTTATTTAAAGACCAAGAGAATGCAGTGGCTGCCATGTTAGAAGAACCTATGTCAGCAGATACATCAGGAAGTGAACATTTGTTATATGCCAATGCTACACcaattacaacagacaatgcaGCAGATACCATTATCTCGACTGATAAACTATCTGCATCACAAAATTGTCCCTCATCACAGGACCACACTGACAAAGAGCATGGAATAAGTGGAATGATGCTATCAATCTGTGATACTAATAGGACAAAAGATAATGACAAACATCTAGAAGATGAACATGAAGTAGAAGCTGTGTCCACTGAAAGAACAACAGAACTTCAGGCAACAGATGAGGGAGCCTCTGAACATTTTGTAGAACCTGATATTGATGTGAAAAAATGTGAAGAGAATGGTTCCATTGCTGTATTCACCAATCAGGTGAACATATCTTCAGCTATTCCAGATGTTGAAGTCATCATGATTGAAAAGTACACTGAAGATGAGAACCCCAATGCCAAGAACTCAGAATGGCACCTACTGAAACAAAACAGACTTGTGTATGAGGTACATTCAATCAGTGATGTGGATGACCATGCTGCACATTCTGGTGTATCAGATTTTAGTGAGATGAAAAATATTGATGATGATGTTACATTGTTGAATGAGCAACGTCACAAAGAATCCAACTCTGCCctcaaaaagaagaagattGGCTCAACTCGCAGAAGCCTGGGTCGAGGTCACAGAAGAGAAGCAGAAGTGACAAACTCAGATCAAGATACTGAGGACACATTGGTAGAACATGAAGAGGATGCTACTGAAAACAAAATGACTGTAGAGGTTGTGGTAGACTCACAAACTTGTGAATCTCTGGAACCCCTTCATAAACAAGACCAATCAATAGTCATGGATGAAGAAGATCTTAACTCAGTTCAGACCAGTGAGAATGATAATCAGTCTGGTGAAGATGCACAGAAAGAAACTCaagacacagacaaaaacaataagTGTTTCACAGATTCAGCAGATGCAAATAAATCAGAGCAAAATCAGATTTTTGCAGATAATCCCCACTTTGGGGTTCTTTCTTCTTATGGGATTGAAAATGAGATTTCCAAAGCACATGAAGAAAACCAATCCAACATGatctgtgaaaatgtgcatCCCACAGAGACAGCAGATCAGTTATTTAAAGTGCAAGATGTTACATTTTCTGCAATGTTAGAAGAACCTATGTCAGCAGATACATCAGGAAGTGAATATGTGTTATATGACAGTGCTACACcaattacaacagacaatgcaGCAGAAACCATTATCTCAACTGATAAACTTCCTGCATCACAAAATTGTCCCTCATCACAGGACCACACTGACAAAGAGCATGGAATAAGTGGAATGATGCTATCAATCTGTGATCCTAATAGAGCACAAGATAATGACGAAAATCTAGAAGATGAACATGAAGTAAAAGCTGTGTCCACCAAGAAAAGAACAGATGCAGGAGGCTCTGAACATTTTGCAGAAGCTGAAGTTGATgtgaaaaaaggtgaaatctttttgaatgaacaatgtcacaaagaaacaaatactgactttaaaaagaagaaaatgggcTCTTCTCGCAGAAGCCTGGGTCGAGGTCACAGAGGAGAAGCAGAAAAATCACAGAGGAATAGTGCCATTAAATTGGTCGAATATCAGCACGATGCTCCAGTAAATAAAATGGCTGAAGAAGATACTATTGAGAGGCAAGTGTCTAAATCACTGGAACTCTTAAATAAATCCCAGGCAACAGCATCAATGTTTCCAAAGGAGCCAGACCTGGACTTGACTGCGAATGATCAATGTTCTGGAAATGTTTCAGAAAAACTTCATGATATGCTCAAATATCCATCAAACTTGCCTGAGCAGCAAATTAAGACCATAAAGCTTTGTGAGGAAATTGGTATGCTGAGTGAAAGTCATAGTTTTACTACAATTGAGAAACAAATTCCTCTGTCTGGAATGAGAAAGATCGTCTGTTTTCGTGGTGGCCAGATTTACACAGAGAAAACCTCCATGGATGAAAATGAACATGCGGCAGAAAAACGTCCTGAGAATGAGGCTGTTTCACAAAACCCATGTGGACCTTTAACAGGAAAG tTCTCTGCTCTGGAGGGTGCTGGAAACCAACCCCCTACTGCTGAACAGGGGCTGCCTCTCACAGTCCCTCTTGGGCAAcatggagaaaagaaagaagcagAATCCCAGA GTGGCTATCTCAGTTTGACAGAGGAGCCAGTTCAGTTTAATGTTGTGATGGTTGGGAACAGCAGTGTTGGTAAAACCTCTTTTATAAGACAATTTCAAAGTGGACACTTCTGTGAGGATCTTTCGGCCACCATTG GCATTGATACCTGTACCCAGACCATGGTAGTCGATAACAAATTAGTCAAACTTCAGATATGGGACACTGCCGGGCAGGAGAG GTATCATAGCATCACAAAGCAGGTATTACACAAAGCTGAAGGGCTTATTCTGATGTATGACATCACATCAGATGAGTCCTTTTATGCTGTTCGCAAATGGATTTCCTGCATTGAG GATGGGGCTCCCACTGGTGTTGTGATGATGCTCCTTGGAAATAAGAATGACCTCTCACAAAGGAAAGTTCTTCCAACTCATGGCCAGCAGATTGCACAG GAGTTCAACATCAGTTTCATGGAGTGCAGTGCTGCAACTGGAAACAACGTCAGACAGTCTTTAGAAGATTTAGCACG GTTGCTGATACCAAATGTGAAAGAGAATAAGAAGCAGCATGTAACGCTGCATCAGGAGCCCCAGCCCAAGAAGTCTGGATGCTGTTGA